The genomic segment GACAGGAATACCGTCCCCTTGCCGCTGATCTTGACGATAAAGAAGCCTTCTCCCGAGAACAGGCCCCTGCTAAGATTTTGCATCTTGGTCGTTACCTCGATGCCCGCGGTACCGGCTAGAAAACCGTCTTTCTGAACATAGAGGCTGTACGAGCCGTCCAGTTCCACCGCCTGCACGTCGCCGATCGAGCTCGGCGCCAGCATCACTTCTCCGGGCCTGCCGCGTGCAGTCAGCTCTTGGAAAAAGAATTTCTCGCCGCTCAGCATTCGGCCAAGTCCGCGCATAATTCCGCCATCGACCGTACCTTTCAGATCAATATGAGGGGACATGGATACCATCGCGTTCATCTCGGCCTTGACGGATTCTCCGCTCTCCAGCGCAAGCTTTACGATCGGGAATGAATGGCCGTATAAAATCTCGTATTTCAACTCTATTTAACCGCCTTTATTTCGAAATTTTATTTTAACCATAGCATAGATTATGAGCCGATTGCTTAAATCTTCCTTTATTTTAGATTTATTGCCCAAATAGAAAGTGCCGCAGCGCGTCCATTCGGACAACGCTACGGCGCTTTTTACTCTCTATGCCTTTCTCGAATAGATCATCCGATCCAGATTGCCGATGTACAGCAGGCTGGATGTCGTGCTGCCCTTGAATACGACACAGAGCGTCTGTTTGCCGGTGAGCGACCGGTTCAGCGCGGCGCCGGCTGTCTTGTACGAGCCCCAGCCGCCGCCGGTATTCGGCAGGCTGACCGTGCCGACGAGCTCGCCGTTTTTGTCGTTCAGCCGGATCTCCGCGACGACGTCTGCAGGCACCCGATTAGTCGGCGCGTCATAGACGATGTCGACGTAATTTTTGCCGAGCGTACCGAATTCGAGATCCTTGTAGG from the Cohnella hashimotonis genome contains:
- a CDS encoding TIGR00266 family protein is translated as MKYEILYGHSFPIVKLALESGESVKAEMNAMVSMSPHIDLKGTVDGGIMRGLGRMLSGEKFFFQELTARGRPGEVMLAPSSIGDVQAVELDGSYSLYVQKDGFLAGTAGIEVTTKMQNLSRGLFSGEGFFIVKISGKGTVFLSSFGAIHAINLAPGEEIIIDNQHLVAWPDYMDYTVQKAASGWLNTFTSGEVAVCRFRGEGVVLIQTRNARGFGGWVQQFLPSPGR